Sequence from the Gloeomargarita sp. SKYB120 genome:
TGGCCGGGTTTGGGGCGGCAGGTCGAGGAGAAGGTCGCGCTAGGGATAAATGGCCAACTCCCAACACCACCAATCCAACAATCGCACTGACAACCAAAAGCCGTCCTAGCCAAGACCGCCAAACGCGCGCGTGCATGAACTCCACCCAAACGTCAATCCTCACCTGGTATGATAGCAGTGCGATGGCGCAACCTTCGAGTTGCTACACTGGAAGTTCAGGGGCATGTAGCTCAGTGGATAGAGCACCAGATTCCGGGTCTGGTGGTCGGGGGTTCAAATCCCTCCATGCTCGTTAACCCACGAACCCGTCATAAGTAGGTTTTTTTCTAGACACTGCCTTACACCATTGTCAATAAGCAAGGCTCGGAATGGGCTGAGACTGACGAAGATGGTAGCAAAGTGGTAGATAGGCAAGCGGCTGGCGCATGGGGAGAGCGACAAGGGATGGCTGCGGTCGCGCCTGTTAACTGGATTGACCGGAGCGAGTCGCTGAGCTTGCCACGCTGGAGTTGTGGAAAAGGTTTGTCTCATGCAAGCGGAGCCAGGTGAGCACTCGGAGCTGAAGATAACCTATAAGCCACTCAACTGGAAGCATTTGGGAACGTTGACAGCCCAACCGATTCAGTGGGCACGCACCAAGCTACAGCAGTCCTATTTGAGATTAAAATGAGATTTGAGGTAAGCTAGTTAAAATAGACAACAATTTGATAGCTGCGGAACTATTTAGTATAAGGAATAGATGGTTGTGCTCCTAGAAAATTTATCCGCGGTAATCGAGAGGCAAGAGAGCTTAAAAGAGCCTTGACTGTCAAATGGCTCTGGAAGAAAAAAAACCTATGCAGAAATCGCTCAATTCTTAGTAGCCGATAAGTCACTTATCACCCACTGGAAACAATGGTTTTATGAACAAGGTATTGACAGGTTTCGGCTCGGTTATCTCGGTCGAAAAAGACATCTCTAGCTGAGCCGCTTCAGTTTGTCAGGACGATGTTAGAAAAACCTAGAGCGGAGCTATGCCCTGCGACCCCAAGTATGACAAGCAGAGACGGCTTGGCTATCGCACCTGACCAACACCAAGCAGCCGTCAGACTGGCCGCCAGGACTTAACCCAAGCGGATTAGCCCGTGTAGTGGGTGTAACTAGCGGCGCATAACTTTGTTTGCGGGGCTGTTGATTTTGCCAGAGCACCAGTGTAGCAATTGCCAGCAGAAAATAGCTAAATCCTTTTTGCAGGTGCGCGGGATGGACAAACTGCGCCAAATAGGCTCCCGCCACCGTTCCAATGCCGGCAAAAAGCGTGAAATTGACCGTCAAATGCCAGTCCAGATGCACATGCCCTAGATAACCCGCTAAACCGGCTAGGGAATTNNNNNNNNNCAAAAGCGTGAAATTGACCGTCAAATGCCAGTCCAGATGCACATGCCCTAGATAACCCGCTAAACCGGCTAGGGAATTAGCCGCAATGATTAACAACGACGTGCCAATCGCCTGTTTTACGGGGATGTTGGCCAGTAACACTAACGCCGGCACAATGGCAAAACCACCGCCCACACCTACCAGCCCAGTTAGCATACCCACCAGCAACCCTTCCGTCGGCAACCACAACCAGCAGTAGGGACAAACGGGCGGGACATAGGGGCCGGTGAGTTCCGGAGCAGGAGGGCGACGCCGGATCATCAACCCTGCCGCCACCAGCATTGCCACGGCAAAGAGGGTCGTCTGAACCGTATCGGTGATAAACGGCAAGGTAGCTAAGCGCGCGCCCCCGTAGGCTCCCACCATTGTCGCACCGCCAAACGCCACCCCGGCCCGCCAGGTGACATTACCCCGGCGCATGTGGGGAATTGCTCCCAGCAGGCTCACAGCACCGACAACTACCAGGGTCATGGGGACAGCGACTTTAGGAGCAATGCCCACCACGTACAGCAGTACCGGTAAGGCCAGTACCGAACCGCCGCCCCCGAGTAACCCCAGGCTTAGGCCAAAGAGTATCGCTAGGGCATAGCCGACTAGGACTGCCACGATTGACCTGCTCGCTTGTTATAGGGCAACTGCGCCAGGAGCATCCCTAGCGCACAGGTGTTGGTCACCCCAGCGAACACCAGCCCTGCTCCCACAAACCCGCTGAGCAGCAGGAACCAGGGCGAGACCGTAGCCCCCAGAATTGTCCCCAGCAAAACTAGCGAACCGGCCACAATCTGCACCTGGCGGAACAAGCTAATGGGGGCTTTGGGGTTACGCTCCACAGGATAGCCCTGTTGTTTCCAGGCCATGATGCCGCCCTGCAAATGGGTCACCTGCGCACACCCCGCCGCCAGTAACTGCTGCGCCGCCCGGTAGGAACGATTCCCTGACCGGCAATACAGCACCAAAACCTTATCATCGGGGCATTTGATTTCAGCGGGATTGAACTTGGACAGGGGATGGCAAATCGCCCCTGGAATCCGCTCCTCGGCGTACTCCACTGGTTCCCGCACATCCACCAGCCACACCCGCCCAGCGTCCCATTCCGCCTTCAGGGTGGCCGCATCCCAGCACTGAATTCCTGGTGTAGTCGTTTGCACTTGCGTCATGGCGTGCACCTCCCTACACACTCACCAAACCGCAACGTTCATTCGCCGGCACCGCCTCGGCAATCTTTTTCGGGTCCGGCAGGTTCAAGCTGTTCATGAGAGCAATGAACTCGTCGCGCGACTTCCCAGCCAGGCGCGAGTTCCAGCGTTTTTCTTCACCAATGGTAGAAACCGTGTGACCCCGGTAGTCATGCCCTGGATACACCAGCGTTTCCTCCGGCAAGGTAAATAGGCGCTCGGTAATCGCATCGTAGAGCAATCCTGGGTTGCCGCTTTGGAAGTCCGTCCGCCCACAGCCCCGGATAAGCAGGGAATCGCCCGTGAGCAGGTGCGTGCCGTTGACCAAGTAGGCCATGTGGCTGTCGGTGTGCCCCAAAGTGGCAATCGCTTGAATCGTCACTTTCCCCACCTGGAGTACCTCTCCATCGGCGATGAACCGGTCGGCACACTCGGCTTTGGACCCCACCGGCACCACTGTCTGGCAACCCGTGATTTCCCGTAACTTGCCCGCGCCGGTGATGTGGTCAGCGTGGACATGGGTCTCGATGGCATAGCGCAGAGTCAGCCCTAGCTCCCGCAACAACTGCACATCCCGCTCCACCTGCTCCAACACTGAGTCCACCAGCGCCGCCTCTTTCGTATCCGGGTCGGCAATTAGGTAACTGTAGGTCCAGCTCTCCCGGTCGTATAACTGCCGAAATAACACCGCTTTTGCCCTCCCTTCCGTCTTTATCATAAATTGTATAACTATATAATAATTTATGCAAGCCACAGATGGGTTATGCTGAGGTTAAGGAAGCGATGGCGGGGCAGTGTATGGCAACGATGTCGGTGGCGGTCCTGGAGCAAGTGGCCGACTACTTCAAAGTGTTATCGGAAGTGAGCCGGCTGCAGGTGCTCTGTGCGCTCAAGGACGGTCCTAAAAACGTATCGGAGATCATGGCGGCGACGGGATTGGGGCAAGCGAATGTGTCCAAGCACCTAAAAATTCTCACCCAGGCGGGGATGGTGCAACGGCAACCCCAGGGAGTACAGGTGTACTACCGGATCAGCGACCCGATTATCCTGCCCATGTGCGAGTTGGTGTGCCAAGGGTTGCAAAACCGGTTGCAGGCGCAACTCCAGACCTTCGAGGGGGAGAATAAAGGCGCATTGCAGTTTAGGTAATGACCAGGGCGTTGCCGATATTCATCGCCTGGTCCAGTCCTTCCCGCAACGCCAGCTCAACAACGCGCACCACTTCGTTTAGGAGGCGGGGCAAAAGCGCCTGCTGTTCAGGGCTGAAGGGTTCCAATACGTAGTGGGCGCTCTCTCCCACCACTGGACGACCGATGCCGATGCGCAACCGGGGAAATTCTTGGGTCCCTAGGTGAGCAATGATGGATTTCATCCCGTTGTGCCCGCCGGCAGAACCCTGTTTACGCAGGCGCAACCGGCCAAAGGGCAAGTCCAAGTCGTCGTAAATAACTAGGATTTCGCGGGGAGTGAACTTGAACCAGCGACAGACCGCCTGAACCGCCTGGCCAGAGTGATTCATATAAGTATTCGGCTTCAGCAGCACAATCCCTTGGCCTTCGGCGACCCAACCGTGCCACTGGGATTTTTCCCGCCACGCCAATCCCCACCGGCCCGCCAAGGCGTCCACCGCCATAAATCCCACGTTGTGTCGTGTGCGCTCGTACTTGGCCCCTGGATTCCCCAAGCCCACCATCAAGCGCAAGGGGGACATGGTTTCTAGGTCGCTGGTGGCTGACTAGGTGTCTCGCAGGTCATCCCTTCGCAGGCGGCCACCTCCGGCGTCAAGGGCACCTGGGGTTGGTCGTACTGGCGCAACAACGCCCCGAAGTCATCCGATTTGCGTCGTTGGAGCACCTGTTGCATCAGCGCTTCGTAGCGTTCTTTGCTGATCGGTTCAAAGGGCAACCGGGGAAAGGTTTGCAGCGCATCGAACCGGGCCAACAATGCGGCGCTGATATAGCCCTCATCGTGCTGAATTGCCTGGTAAATCCGGTCGGCGAGTTGCTCAATCTCATGCTCGCGAAACTCAATCGTCGCCGATGTGTTGTGGGTAGTGTAATGGCGCTGGACATTCATGTAGAAATCGAATTGGGCTAGGGCGCTGAATTGACTGATGTCCACCCCCGCCTCGTCGGCAATGTCCGCCCAGGAGACCGCCACCGGAATTTCCACCAGCCATTCGGTGCAGCGCGGGTCAAAGGGGTCATTGAGTAAGTGCCCCTGCTCGTCCTTATCGGCTTGACCTGGCACCACGCTATAGCCGTAATCCATGCAGGCCAGGGCCACCGGGTCATTTTTGGCAAAGGTGATGCGACGGATGTAGCGCTGGGCTTTGGGGGGATGCCACCCCGGCGACGCATTGGTGAGCAAACTTTTCGTACCCGCCGGTTGCACTGTGGTGCAGCGATTGGGCCGCCGTAACCCATGCCGGTCGCAGTAGTCCCACACCACCCGATGCACAACTTCTTTCCAAAACGTGAGATAGTCGGCCTCCTTCTGGCGCAAAATCAAGCCTAGTTCGCTATCCGGTCGTCCCGCCGCCCACCACTGGAGCCATTCCTTGCCAAAGGCATGCACAAAGAAATCAAACAACCCTGTAAACGACACCCCCACAATCGGGTCAATCTCTCGCGAGTATTGAAAACGCGGCTCCACAAACCGGTGGTGCAACAGGGCGGCTACTGTTAGAGCGCCAGCGGTAAAGGCTTTTTCCTGCTCTTCAAAGTTATGGGGATCAATCCGGTTTAAGTGAATTTCAGATAGGTTACAGTGAAAATCAGCACCGATAATTTCGCCGCAGTTATGCACAACCAACCCATTGGCATCAAAACGATTAGCGCCTGGAACAGAGCAGTCGTAAACCAGCTCCTCCCCATCTGGAACCAAGGCCATGACGGTTGCCGTAAATCGCTCACGGTTCAGGTGCCGTTGGTGGCGTTCAAGTAACGTGGCTAAACGAGTTGCTTTGTCGGGGTCACGAAACCCAATCAACCGCTGAAACTCCTGCAAATTGTCACCGCTAATGACCAGTTCGTGTTGCGCCCGACAGGGATAGGCAACCAGTTGTCGTTGGGAATTAGGCAATAAACGGGTATGGGCTGGACGCCGGTTGATGGAGAGCGTTGAAACAATGCCCAACCGGAGCAACATGCGCTGCACCGCCCGCAACCGTTCCAGGTCGCTGTGGGCTAACCGCACGCTGACCCCTTTGGTCTGGTCGCCTTGGACACTGCCATCAGCATCAAAAAATCCCCCTAGAAAGCCCCGGTAGAATTCATAACTGGCGCGTTCAATGGCTGGTGTAATAATTTTGCGGCCTTCACCTAATCCGTAAGATGCAGCCAGATGGAATAAACGAGCGCTTCCTACTTCACTGTAGCGGTTCTGGGGATGATTTCGTAAAATTTGGCTGGAAAAATCAGGGAAAACTGATTGACAAAGGGCTTGGGCAAACTCAGCCATCATGACTTGGTGTTCGCCCCAGTAACGCCAATGGCCTCGCCGTCCATGACTGGGTACATATTCCGACAAACAACCATCGCCCATCAAATTGCCTAGTAACCAGCCCTCGGTCCAGGTACCTATGCCCGACCAAGGCAACATCCCCCGG
This genomic interval carries:
- a CDS encoding rhodanese-like domain-containing protein codes for the protein MTQVQTTTPGIQCWDAATLKAEWDAGRVWLVDVREPVEYAEERIPGAICHPLSKFNPAEIKCPDDKVLVLYCRSGNRSYRAAQQLLAAGCAQVTHLQGGIMAWKQQGYPVERNPKAPISLFRQVQIVAGSLVLLGTILGATVSPWFLLLSGFVGAGLVFAGVTNTCALGMLLAQLPYNKRAGQSWQS
- a CDS encoding MBL fold metallo-hydrolase, whose product is MLFRQLYDRESWTYSYLIADPDTKEAALVDSVLEQVERDVQLLRELGLTLRYAIETHVHADHITGAGKLREITGCQTVVPVGSKAECADRFIADGEVLQVGKVTIQAIATLGHTDSHMAYLVNGTHLLTGDSLLIRGCGRTDFQSGNPGLLYDAITERLFTLPEETLVYPGHDYRGHTVSTIGEEKRWNSRLAGKSRDEFIALMNSLNLPDPKKIAEAVPANERCGLVSV
- a CDS encoding metalloregulator ArsR/SmtB family transcription factor, yielding MATMSVAVLEQVADYFKVLSEVSRLQVLCALKDGPKNVSEIMAATGLGQANVSKHLKILTQAGMVQRQPQGVQVYYRISDPIILPMCELVCQGLQNRLQAQLQTFEGENKGALQFR
- the pth gene encoding aminoacyl-tRNA hydrolase, coding for MSPLRLMVGLGNPGAKYERTRHNVGFMAVDALAGRWGLAWREKSQWHGWVAEGQGIVLLKPNTYMNHSGQAVQAVCRWFKFTPREILVIYDDLDLPFGRLRLRKQGSAGGHNGMKSIIAHLGTQEFPRLRIGIGRPVVGESAHYVLEPFSPEQQALLPRLLNEVVRVVELALREGLDQAMNIGNALVIT
- the nrdJ gene encoding ribonucleoside-triphosphate reductase, adenosylcobalamin-dependent, producing the protein MTQAPERSLSMTESALEAELDHRMSRYGLNPCVTADTWVQTEWGARQVKELIGQPHGTYVHGKLFQTTPAGFFCSGMQPVFRLHTWEGYCLRLTANHPVLKVIRQTTQRQDCAWVAAAHLQPGDLICLHNHRGMLPWSGIGTWTEGWLLGNLMGDGCLSEYVPSHGRRGHWRYWGEHQVMMAEFAQALCQSVFPDFSSQILRNHPQNRYSEVGSARLFHLAASYGLGEGRKIITPAIERASYEFYRGFLGGFFDADGSVQGDQTKGVSVRLAHSDLERLRAVQRMLLRLGIVSTLSINRRPAHTRLLPNSQRQLVAYPCRAQHELVISGDNLQEFQRLIGFRDPDKATRLATLLERHQRHLNRERFTATVMALVPDGEELVYDCSVPGANRFDANGLVVHNCGEIIGADFHCNLSEIHLNRIDPHNFEEQEKAFTAGALTVAALLHHRFVEPRFQYSREIDPIVGVSFTGLFDFFVHAFGKEWLQWWAAGRPDSELGLILRQKEADYLTFWKEVVHRVVWDYCDRHGLRRPNRCTTVQPAGTKSLLTNASPGWHPPKAQRYIRRITFAKNDPVALACMDYGYSVVPGQADKDEQGHLLNDPFDPRCTEWLVEIPVAVSWADIADEAGVDISQFSALAQFDFYMNVQRHYTTHNTSATIEFREHEIEQLADRIYQAIQHDEGYISAALLARFDALQTFPRLPFEPISKERYEALMQQVLQRRKSDDFGALLRQYDQPQVPLTPEVAACEGMTCETPSQPPAT